In Dermacentor andersoni chromosome 4, qqDerAnde1_hic_scaffold, whole genome shotgun sequence, the following proteins share a genomic window:
- the LOC126536532 gene encoding uncharacterized protein: MRDTALRCFKRLDDCVTLKSWCLRKVVLLIMTARKPPDDRACPPEVNPFRSFPSDLVEDLIETVIRMSPKARDKMTPDVRADDLSLLVRSGRLRCFSLWDVEMHSRDFSAALRQLSDPGAAALLQEVEIDGVYVRGRRPESILRSLENVGRLLRSVPKLRALRLGLSGRSLLDLSALENLEELSLTYDCHRELDEIVAQAEKSGDPLWPRLRCFSYGDYFSSASRRTVSYLLCHCTQLVELRADVSGALLDLHEQPFLQEGGLTCRYRLQKTALGSFVYGSDQQKRLPQRDFDLCGPSALCVQITTVACPNLVDLDMYVDCHESVLALAEFSHLRYLKLMWVSAKLAGCFETSTLSLLHEVGCQLVELCLHSFVKVDLNAVAFLCPSLEAFGLIQCRTVANHVPVSQPFAGLAKVRFIPPPDYPAIQAEDDLCCVFGSSSALKSFVVDLVAEDFELLVDRLLQATNSGFRSVELAGLYFQQPTTTPAVRDGVLRLLLACEALRYLVVADTELGDLAKRVNPRLKVRFEYLYVGL; the protein is encoded by the exons ATGAGGGACACGGCGCTTCG CTGCTTCAAGCGCCTGGACGACTGCGTCACCCTGAAGTCCTGGTGCCTGCGCAAGGTGGTCCTGCTCATCATGACAGCACGGAAGCCGCCGGACGACCGCGCATGCCCGCCGGAGGTGAATCCCTTTCGCAGCTTTCCCAGCGACCTGGTCGAGGACCTCATCGAGACGGTCATCCGGATGTCACCGAAGGCTCGAGACAAGATGACACCGGACGTGCGCGCAGACGACCTCAGC CTGCTCGTTCGGAGCGGCCGGTTGCGCTGCTTTTCGCTGTGGGACGTCGAGATGCACAGCCGCGACTTCTCGGCGGCCCTCCGGCAGCTGAGCGACCCGGGTGCGGCGGCGCTGCTGCAGGAGGTGGAGATCGACGGAGTCTACGTGCGGGGCCGCCGACCGGAGTCCATCCTCCGCAGCCTCGAGAACGTCGGCCGGCTTCTGCGCTCGGTTCCCAAGCTGCGGGCGCTCAG GTTGGGTCTTAGCGGCCGTTCCCTCCTGGACTTGTCAGCGCTTGAGAATCTGGAAGAGCTGAGCCTCACGTATGACTGCCACCGCGAATTGGACGAGATCGTCGCCCAGGCTGAAAAAAGTGGCGACCCCCTCTGGCCTCGTCTCAG GTGCTTTTCGTACGGCGACTACTTCTCGAGCGCATCGCGACGCACCGTGTCTTACCTCCTGTGCCACTGCACGCAACTCGTCGAGCTCCGGGCAGACGTGTCTGGAGCACTACTGGACCTGCACGAGCAACCGTTCCTCCAAGAAGGGGGCCTCACCTGCAGGTATCGCCTGCAGAAGACCGCGCTCGGCTCCTTCGTCTACGGCTCGGACCAACAGAAGCGCCTGCCGCAGAGGGACTTCGACTTATGCGGCCCGTCTGCGCTTTGCGTGCAGATTACCACAGTCGCGTGCCCGAATCTCGTCGACTTGGACATGTACGTCGACTGCCACGAAtccgtgctggcgctggcggagTTTTCTCACCTGCGGTACCTGAAGCTGATGTGGGTGAGCGCTAAGCTGGCCGGATGCTTCGAGACCAGTACACTGAGTCTCCTGCACGAGGTTGGCTGCCAGCTcgtggaactgtgcctgcactCTTTCGTCAAGGTGGACCTAAATGCCGTGGCCTTCCTATGCCCGTCGCTGGAGGCATTCGGCCTCATCCAATGCCGCACCGTGGCCAACCACGTTCCTGTCTCGCAGCCTTTCGCAGGTTTGGCAAAG GTTCGGTTCATCCCACCGCCGGACTACCCAGCCATACAAGCGGAGGACGACCTATGCTGTGTGTTCGGTTCTTCCTCTGCGCTCAAGTCCTTCGTCGTAGACCTCGTGGCCGAAGACTTCGAGCTCCTAGTCGACCGGCTGTTGCAAGCGACCAACAGTGGGTTTCGCTCCGTCGAGTTGGCAGGCCTGTACTTCCAACAGCCCACCACGACGCCCGCTGTGCGGGACGGTGTGCTCAGGCTCCTCCTGGCCTGTGAAGCGCTCAG GTATCTGGTGGTTGCGGACACTGAGCTGGGCGACCTCGCCAAGCGAGTCAACCCACGGCTGAAAGTTCGTTTTGAGTACCTTTACGTCGGACTCTGA